From Bombyx mori chromosome 3, ASM3026992v2, the proteins below share one genomic window:
- the LOC101742703 gene encoding 3-oxoacyl-[acyl-carrier-protein] reductase FabG, with the protein MSFKEKVVVVTGSSSGIGASIAIQFAAEGAKVVIVGRNEVKLKTVFEQCEKHGNQTLSVTADMNKDEDIKRIVDETIKRFGKIDVLVNNAGIGASASILAENALEIFDKVISTNLRSAVCITNLAAPHLVKTKGNIINISSIASLGVLSPNNFIYGASKAGLDHFTRCIALELAGKGVRVNSVNPGPVKTDIISNMGVSESYQEKIWNIMKKGTALDRIAEPEEIADIVLFLASDKARSITGSIYVSDNGALLKGLMPAE; encoded by the coding sequence ATGAGTTTCAAAGAAAAAGTGGTTGTTGTGACAGGATCTAGTTCTGGGATAGGAGCATCGATTGCTATACAGTTCGCAGCTGAAGGAGCTAAAGTGGTTATTGTTGGTagaaatgaagtgaaacttaaaACAGTTTTCGAGCAATGCGAGAAACATGGAAACCAGACCTTGAGTGTCACAGCTGATATGAACAAGGACGAGGACATCAAGAGAATTGTAGATGAAACCATTAAGCGTTTCGGAAAAATTGATGTCTTAGTGAACAATGCTGGTATTGGGGCATCTGCAAGCATCCTAGCTGAGAATGCTTTGGAAATATTCGATAAGGTTATATCTACGAACCTCCGATCCGCCGTGTGTATAACAAACTTAGCTGCGCCCCATCTTGTGAAAACTAAAGGTAATATCATTAACATTTCTAGTATAGCAAGCTTGGGTGTGCTATcaccaaataattttatttacggaGCATCAAAAGCCGGCTTGGATCACTTTACTAGATGCATAGCACTGGAATTAGCAGGAAAAGGAGTACGAGTCAATTCCGTGAACCCTGGACCTGTTAAAACAGATATAATATCTAATATGGGAGTATCAGAATCGTACCAAGAAAAGATTTGGAATATCATGAAGAAAGGAACGGCTCTTGACAGAATTGCTGAACCCGAGGAAATTGctgatattgttttgtttttagcaAGTGACAAAGCTAGAAGTATTACGGGATCGATATATGTTTCTGATAATGGAGCCCTTTTGAAAGGTTTGATGCCTGCAGAATAA